The Streptomyces rubrogriseus genomic sequence CGCTTTCACCTCCCGTACGGTCTTCTCCGCCGCGCACGTCGTCGCCGACCCGTACGCGGACATCACCCCCGACGGGCCCGCCGCCGTCGACTGGGACGCCACCCTCGCCTTCCGTCGCCACCTGTGGTCCCACGGACTCGGCGTCGCCGAGGCGATGGACACCGCCCAGCGCGGCATGGGCCTGGACTGGCCCACGGCGGCGGAACTGATCCGCCGCTCCGCCGCCGAGGCGAAGGCGGCCGGCGGCCGCATCGCCTGCGGCGTCGGCACGGACCAGCTGACCGCCCCGACCGTCACCCTCGCCGAGGTCCGGTCGGCCTACGAGGAACAGCTCGCCCTCGTCGAGGAGTCGGGCGCCCGGGCCATCCTCATGGCCTCCCGCGCCCTCGCCGCCACCGCGCAGGGGCCGGACGACTACCTGGAGGTCTACGGCCACCTGCTCCGCCAGGCCGCCGAACCCGTGATCCTGCACTGGCTGGGCCCGATGTTCGACCCGGCCCTGGAGGGCTACTGGGGCTCGTCCGACCTGGACGCGGCGACCGACACCTTCCTGGAGGTCATCGCCGCCCACCCCGACAAGGTCGACGGCATCAAGGTCTCCCTGCTGGACGCGCAGCGCGAGATCGACCTGCGCCGCCGCCTGCCGCGGGGCGTGCGCTGCTACACCGGAGACGACTTCAACTACCCGGAGCTGATCGCGGGCGACGAGCAGGGCTTCAGCCACGCCCTGCTCGGCATCTTCGACCCCCTGGGCCCACTGGCCGCCGAGGCGGTCCGGGTGCTCGACACCGGGGACACGGACGGCTTCCGCGCCCTGCTCGACCCCACCGTCGAACTCTCCCGCCACCTCTTCCGGGCACCCACCCGCTACTACAAGACGGGCGTGGTCTTCCTGGCCTGGCTGTCCGGCCACCAGAGCCACTTCACGATGGTCGGCGGCCTCCAGTCGGCCCGCTCCCTGCCGCACCTCGCCCGCGCCTACGAACTCGCCGACGGACTCGGTCTGTTCCCCGATCCGAAGCTGGCCGAGGAGCGCATGCGGAACCTGCTCGCGCTGTACGGAGTGAACCGATGAGCGACACCGGCCTGACGCGCTTCAGCATCAACCAGATGACGGTCAAGCAGCTCTCGCTGCCCGAACTGACCGCGGCCTGCGCCGAACTGGGCATCGGCAACGTGGGCCTGTGGCGCGAACCCGTGCAGGCCTACGGCGTCGAGGCCGCCGCCAAGCTGGTCCGCGACGCGGGCCTCACCGTCACCACCCTGTGCCGCGGCGGCTTCCTCACGGCGCTCGACCCCGCCGAACGCGCCAGGGCGCTGGCCGACAACCGCCGCGCCGTCGACGAGGCCGCCGCCCTCGGCACCGACACCCTCGTCCTGGTCTCGGGCGGCCTCCCGGCCGGCGACAAGGACCTGCGCGCCGCCCGCGAGCGCATCGCGGACGCGCTGGCGGAGCTGGGCCCGTACGCCGAACGGCACGGCGTGCGCCTGGCCATCGAACCGCTCCACCCCATGTACGCCGCCGACCGCTGCGTGGTCTCCACCCTCGCCCAGGCCCTGGACCTCGCCGAACGCTTCCCGGCCCGGCAGGTCGGTGTCACCGTCGACACGTACCACATCTGGTGGGACGACCGGGCGCCCGAGCAGATCGCCCGGGCCGGCGCGGGCGGCCGCATCCACACCTTCCAGCTCGCCGACTGGACGACCCCGCTGCCCGAGGGCGTCCTCAACGGCCGCGGCCAGATCGGGGACGGCGCGATCGACATGCGGGAGTGGAAGGGGTACGTCGAGGCGGCCGGATACACCGGCGCCATCGAGGTCGAGCTGTTCAACGAGGGGCTGTGGGCACGGGACGGACGGGAGGTGCTCGCCGAGACGGCGGCCCGGTTCGCCGCGCACGCGGGCGACGCCGCGGACCAGCCGCCCGGAAAATAATCCCGGCGACCCGTACAACCCTTCCGCCCTGCGGCGGGTCGTACCTGGCATCGGAACTCCCGTGGGGGTACCCGGGGGGGAAATACCACGGAGTTCCGAAGGGGAGGGGAAACCCGAGAGGGCCCGGTCGGCGACCGGGCCCTCTCAAACTTCTCCCCACCGGTCCTCGGACCCTCAGAAGAAGACCCCGCACCGCAGCAGCACATTGGCGTACGGCCGCGCCTCCCCGGTGCGCACGATCAGCCGCGCGCCCGCCGACAGCTCCTTGAGCCGCTCGTGCGGGACGAGTTCGAGTGCGGGGAAGAGCCCGTCGAGCAGTGCGGCGCACTCGGCGTTCGCCTCCCGGACCTCCGTCGCCGCCGTCGCGCCCTCGACGACCAGCTCGGCGAGCAGGCCGTCCACCACCTCCGCGAACGGCGGCACCCCGGCCCGGAAGGCCAGGTCGACGACGCGCGGCCCGTCCGGAACGGGCATGCCCGCGTCGCACACCAGGACGCCGTCCCCGTGGCCCAGCTCGGCGAGCGCACCCGCGAGGTGGCGGTTGAGTATGCCTGCCTTCTTCACAGCGCCCCGGCCTCCAGTGCCTCGGCCTCCGCCGCCGTCGGGTACGACTCCTGCGCCCCCGCCTTCGTGACCGCCGCCGCGCCCACCCGGGCCGCGTACGCCGCCGCGTCGGCGAGCGACGCGCCGGTGCCGAGCCGCCAGGCCAGCGCGGCGGTGAACGCGTCACCGGCGCCCGTCGTGTCCACGGCGTCCACCTTCACCGACGGCACCCGGACCACGCCGCCGGCCGCCGACGCGACCAGCGCGCCCTCGGCGCCCAGCGTCACGACCACCGAGCGCGGCCCCTTGGCCAGCAGGACGCGCGCCCAGTCCTCGGGGCGCTCGCCGACCAGGGAGTCGCCGAGGATCACCTTCGCCTCGTGCTCGTTGACGATCAGCGGGTCGCAGGCGGCCAGCACCTCCTGCGGAAGCGGCCGCGGCGGCGACGGGTTCAGCACGAAACGGCTGTCCGGCGCGAGCGAGCGGACCACCTCCACGACCGTCTCCAGCGGGATCTCCAACTGCGTGGAGACCACCCGGGAGGCGTGGAAGAGGCTGGCCGCGGCCCGGACGTCGCCCGGCGCCAGCCGGCCGTTGGCGCCCGGCGAGACCACGATGCTGTTGTCCCCGGACGGGTCGACGGTGATCAGCGCGACGCCGGTCGGGGCGCCGCCCACCAGCACGCCGACCGTGTCGACACCGGCCGCCCGCTGCGAGTCCAGCAGCAGCCGCCCGTAGTCGTCGTCGCCCACCCGGGCCAGCAGGGCCGTACGGGCGCCGAGCCGGGCGGCGGCGACGGCCTGGTTGCCGCCCTTGCCGCCCGGGTGGACGGCCAGGTCGGAGCCGAGCACCGTCTCCCCGGCCCCCGGCCGCCGCTCGACACCGATCACCAGGTCGGCGTTGGCCGAGCCGACGACCAGCAGGTCGTAGTCGTACATCAGTCGTTCTCCGATTCGCGTGATTACCGCCGGCCGCCGGGCCGGTCTCAGCCCTCGAAGCCCGCCACGTTCTGCTGGGTGACGACCTTCACGGGCACCTTCACCGTCTGCTCCACCTTCTTGTCCTCGGCCGCCCGCAGCGCGTTCTGTACGGCGATCCTGCCCAGTTCCTTCGGCTGCTGCGCCACCGACGCGTACAACGTGCCGTCCTGGACCGCCTTCAGCCCGTCCGGGGTCCCGTCGAAGCCGACGACCTGGACCGACTTGCCGGCCTTGGAACCCAGCGCCTTGATCGCGCCCAGCGCCATCTCGTCGTTCTCGGCGAAGACGCCGTCGACGTCCGGGTGGGCCTGGAGCAGGTTGGTCATCACGTCCAGGCCCTTGGTGCGGTCGAAGTCCGCGGGCTGCTTGGCGACCACCTTGATGCCCGGGTACGCCTTGAGCCCGGCCGCGAAGCCCGCCCCGCGCTCCCGGCTGGCGGAGGTGCCGGCCTGCCCCTGGAGGATGACGATGGTGCCCTTGCCGCCGAGCTTCTCGGCGAGCGCCTTGGCGCCCAGCTCACCGCCCTCGACGTTGTCGGAGGCGACCAGCGCGGACGTCTCGGCCTTGCTGACGCCGCGGTCCACGGCGATGACCGGGATGTCGTCCTTGTTGGCGGAGCGCACCGAGGGACCGGCCGCGTCGGAGTCCACCGGGTTGACGATGACCGCGGACAGGCTGCCGCTGACGAAGTTCTGCAGCTGGTTGGCCTGCTGGGAGGCGTCGTTCTGGGCGTCCGTGACCGTCAGGTCCACGCCCAGCTTCTTCGCCTCCTCCTCCGCGCCGTTCCTGATCTGCACGAAGAACGGGTTGTTCAGCGTGGACAGCGACAGCCCTATCTTCTGGTCCTTGCCGCCGGAGGAGCCGTTGTGCAGCAGCGAGGTCGCGCCGACCACGGCCACCGCGACGACCGCCGCGATCACGTACGTGAGTGCCTGCTTGCCCCGGTTGCCGCCGCCCGACGCCCCGGCCGCCGGAGTCACCGCGCCGGCCTTGCGGCGCAGCGTGTCGAAGAGCACCGCGAGCGCGATGACGACACCGATGACGACCTGCTGCCAGAACGCGGAGACGGACAGCAGGTTCAGGCCGTTGCGCAGCACCGCGAGGATCAGCGCGCCGATCAGCGTGCCGGACGCCTTGCCGGTGCCGCCCGCCAGCGAGGCACCGCCGATGACGACGGCGGCGATGGCGTCCAGCTCGTAGCCCTGCGCGGCCTGCGGCTGCGCGGAGGAGAGCCGGGAGGCGAGCACGATGCCCGCGGCGGCGGCGAACAGGCCGGAGAAGGCGTAGAT encodes the following:
- a CDS encoding dihydrodipicolinate synthase family protein, yielding MTLHLPSADGTLRAYEPRQEPSHSAPPSGAGAGSTGSAGSAFTSRTVFSAAHVVADPYADITPDGPAAVDWDATLAFRRHLWSHGLGVAEAMDTAQRGMGLDWPTAAELIRRSAAEAKAAGGRIACGVGTDQLTAPTVTLAEVRSAYEEQLALVEESGARAILMASRALAATAQGPDDYLEVYGHLLRQAAEPVILHWLGPMFDPALEGYWGSSDLDAATDTFLEVIAAHPDKVDGIKVSLLDAQREIDLRRRLPRGVRCYTGDDFNYPELIAGDEQGFSHALLGIFDPLGPLAAEAVRVLDTGDTDGFRALLDPTVELSRHLFRAPTRYYKTGVVFLAWLSGHQSHFTMVGGLQSARSLPHLARAYELADGLGLFPDPKLAEERMRNLLALYGVNR
- a CDS encoding sugar phosphate isomerase/epimerase family protein, producing MSDTGLTRFSINQMTVKQLSLPELTAACAELGIGNVGLWREPVQAYGVEAAAKLVRDAGLTVTTLCRGGFLTALDPAERARALADNRRAVDEAAALGTDTLVLVSGGLPAGDKDLRAARERIADALAELGPYAERHGVRLAIEPLHPMYAADRCVVSTLAQALDLAERFPARQVGVTVDTYHIWWDDRAPEQIARAGAGGRIHTFQLADWTTPLPEGVLNGRGQIGDGAIDMREWKGYVEAAGYTGAIEVELFNEGLWARDGREVLAETAARFAAHAGDAADQPPGK
- the rbsD gene encoding D-ribose pyranase, with the translated sequence MKKAGILNRHLAGALAELGHGDGVLVCDAGMPVPDGPRVVDLAFRAGVPPFAEVVDGLLAELVVEGATAATEVREANAECAALLDGLFPALELVPHERLKELSAGARLIVRTGEARPYANVLLRCGVFF
- a CDS encoding ribokinase: MYDYDLLVVGSANADLVIGVERRPGAGETVLGSDLAVHPGGKGGNQAVAAARLGARTALLARVGDDDYGRLLLDSQRAAGVDTVGVLVGGAPTGVALITVDPSGDNSIVVSPGANGRLAPGDVRAAASLFHASRVVSTQLEIPLETVVEVVRSLAPDSRFVLNPSPPRPLPQEVLAACDPLIVNEHEAKVILGDSLVGERPEDWARVLLAKGPRSVVVTLGAEGALVASAAGGVVRVPSVKVDAVDTTGAGDAFTAALAWRLGTGASLADAAAYAARVGAAAVTKAGAQESYPTAAEAEALEAGAL
- a CDS encoding ABC transporter permease/substrate-binding protein, whose product is MATDTLKSKPGAQGATSGLRRLLLDNGALTALIVLVVVMSALSGDFLTADNLLNVGVQAAVTAILAFGVTFVIVSAGIDLSVGSVAALSATVLAWSATEAGMPVALAVLLSVLTGIACGLVNGFLISYGKLPPFIATLAMLSVGRGLSLVISQGSPIAFPDSVSHLGDTLGGWLPVPVLVMIVMGLITAFVLGRTYIGRSMYAIGGNEEAARLSGLRVKRQKLAIYAFSGLFAAAAGIVLASRLSSAQPQAAQGYELDAIAAVVIGGASLAGGTGKASGTLIGALILAVLRNGLNLLSVSAFWQQVVIGVVIALAVLFDTLRRKAGAVTPAAGASGGGNRGKQALTYVIAAVVAVAVVGATSLLHNGSSGGKDQKIGLSLSTLNNPFFVQIRNGAEEEAKKLGVDLTVTDAQNDASQQANQLQNFVSGSLSAVIVNPVDSDAAGPSVRSANKDDIPVIAVDRGVSKAETSALVASDNVEGGELGAKALAEKLGGKGTIVILQGQAGTSASRERGAGFAAGLKAYPGIKVVAKQPADFDRTKGLDVMTNLLQAHPDVDGVFAENDEMALGAIKALGSKAGKSVQVVGFDGTPDGLKAVQDGTLYASVAQQPKELGRIAVQNALRAAEDKKVEQTVKVPVKVVTQQNVAGFEG